A single Epinephelus fuscoguttatus linkage group LG13, E.fuscoguttatus.final_Chr_v1 DNA region contains:
- the ofd1 gene encoding oral-facial-digital syndrome 1 protein homolog isoform X3, with amino-acid sequence MSSAKEDTLSPDELRKRLYQTFKNKGVLDTLKTQLRNQLIQELKHPPLTGGEPVPRPVPVKSEPLLVSACNSLVADHLRTSGYEYTLSVFYPESGLCKDKVFTTGDLLQLLKINPESSLHRALSSNKDNRGKGFLISLLTQLTHRYTHGLCHDADTQTTSVASYGESLVEKMKMIDKEYESISHSGDKWFPFQSKLAAYRKEVEAQMQAETNTKMQHFKDVEIAKVRMEEKAKFNKEYDKLKQELERTYEMKAKALMDREKNAIERLQKQQEIEEKNVYMQRQSVLKEIETVRNRENELRMRTEAFEKTCQIHEEKVKTSEELLRRRELAVKTLEDTHDQRLKNELSRYQLELKDEFIKRTEKLTENENRNKVETARIQKESAVINAKLEEHSRACSELRRLQVELDTAQQQISLLTQQKELLRERLESMSDYSSLKREKAELQGQLRLLKKQLEEAQEENRLLHADLSKPSKEQLGLQMELRRLQSARKLDEEEFDNQKQVLQAQLQSEVERCAQLKAQLTECEERSQWMTNHIEDIKMQLRQTQQALENEVLRNPKPSLVDRSVLDLGADKLVPPDIYVDRSLLRPRVGYDDVCEAGGLLREHKLPRRDSPDPDMELVAAAKARIQELQEEAETLEEAYRNYQQRAVFSTISHMLPPRPLSPPRAHPLHYPDSSPRRQVSHLSHTHTPHRSNVSHRPLSPQTTKTTSSAPHDTRNTIPSAQPRVTFLEEHNQPQATVFPDHSLHSLTESQFLKDGHPQDGSSPLSRRLSSTPHSSSWKKLQREIEEEAAVSPVALPELSFDRQHPHAPHDEVPTPGDFSPELSPPRSPQLKSTARDQSSPPKLHPVYSSSESSPQPEKISLEDLTGILSEPGHIPELLLDTAVPLSEEAPDGPAVPRPQDLPEDPIDLQGQAAVTQASESAKEEDEEDKEQRWERERKERLEQRQREQEEARERELRELERLEKETLSQEMEQSGQEKEEEEETGSEKGADEEQKQEAVKDGEEAEGENPLERYMKMVLEARQKQNTQSPGGEEGGHTSPEAKSLSEEKDNSVAAYSHKDGDDDFW; translated from the exons ATGTCCTCGGCCAAGGAAGACACGTTATCCCCAGATGAGCTGCGAAAAAGACTCTACcaaacttttaaaaataaaggagTGCTTGATACCCTCAAA ACGCAGCTGCGGAATCAGCTCATCCAGGAGTTAAAACACCCACCTTTGACAGGAGGAGAGCCAGTCCCCAGACCAGTGCCTGTGAAATCTGAACCCCTTTTGGTCTCAGCTTGTAACAGCTTGGTAGCTGATCACCTCCGCACCTCAGGGTATGAGTACACTCTCTCTGTGTTCTACCCTGAAAGTGGCCTGTGCAAAGACAAG GTTTTCACAACAGGAGATCTTCTTCAGCTTCTTAAAATCAACCCTGAATCATCACTTCACAGAGCCCTG TCTTCAAACAAAGATAACAGAGGTAAAG GTTTTCTCATCAGCCTCCTAACACAGCTAACACACCGTTATACTCACGGCCTTTGCCATGATGCTGACACTCAGACAACCAGCGTGGCAAGTTATGGAGAGTCTCTTG TTGAGAAGATGAAAATGATTGATAAGGAATATGAGAGCATCAGTCACAGTGGGGACAAGTGGTTTCCGTTCCAATCAAAATTGGCTGCATATAGAAAAGAAGTTGAAGCACAGATGcaagcagaaacaaacacaaag ATGCAACATTTTAAAGATGTTGAAATTGCCAAGGTGAGGATGGAAGAAAAAGCTAAATTTAATAAAGAATATGATAAGCTGAAGCAAGAGCTGGAGAGGACTTATGAGATGAAGGCAAAGGCGTTGATGGACCGGGAGAAAAATGCCATTGAACGGttgcaaaaacaacaagag attgaagaaaaaaatgtgtacatgCAGAGACAGTCAGTCCTGAAAGAAATCGAAACAGTGCGGAACAGAGAGAATGAGCTGAGGATGAGAACAGAGGCTTTTGAAAA GACTTGTCAAATTCATGAGGAGAAGGTCAAGACCAGTGAAGAGCTGCTGCGGAGGAGAGAATTGGCAGTGAAGACTTTAGAGGACACACACGACCAAAGGCTGAAAAACGAACTTTCCAG GTATCAGCTCGAGTTGAAGGATGAATTTATCAAGAGAACAGAGAAACTAACTGAGAATGAGAACAGAAACAAAG TGGAAACGGCTCGTATCCAAAAAGAGTCAGCTGTAATTAATGCCAAGTTAGAGGAGCACAGCAGAGCATGTTCAGAACTGAGACGGCTGCAG GTTGAGCTAgacacagcacagcagcagatTTCTCTGCTGACTCAACAGAAGGAGCTTTTGAGGGAAAGACTGGAGTCGATGAGTGACTACTCCAGCttgaaaagagagaaagcagaGCTGCAGGGCCAGCTGCGGCTGCTTAAGAAACAGCTGGAGGAGGCCCAAGAGGAGAACCGGCTTCTCCATGCAG ATTTGAGCAAGCCGTCCAAGGAGCAGCTGGGCTTGCAGATGGAGCTGCGGAGACTGCAGAGCGCTCGCAAACTGGATGAGGAAGAGTTTGACAACCAAAAACAGGTGCTGCAGGCACAGCTCCAGAGTGAG GTGGAGCGGTGCGCTCAGCTCAAGGCTCAGTTGACGGAGTGTGAGGAGAGGTCACAATGGATGACTAACCACATTGAGGACATTAAGATGCAGCTTCGCCAAACTCAACAAG CTCTTGAAAATGAAGTGCTGCGTAACCCCAAGCCCTCTCTTGTCGACCGCTCTGTACTGGATCTCGGTGCTGACAAACTGGTTCCCCCAGACATCTATGTGGACAGATCTCTCCTTAGGCCCAGAGTGGGTTATGATGATGTTTGTGAAGCAGGTGGGCTTTTGCGAGAACACAAGCTGCCTAGGAGGGACTCTCCAGACCCCGACATGGAGCTTGTTGCTGCGGCCAAGGCTCGGATccaggagctgcaggaggaggcagAAACCTTGGAGGAAGCTTACAGGAACTACCAGCAGAGGGCAGTGTTCTCCACCATCTCACACATGCTCCCACCCAGACCTCTTTCCCCACCACGAGCACATCCTTTACATTACCCCGACTCCTCTCCACGAAGACAAGTCTCTCATCtttcacacactcatacaccCCACAGATCAAATGTCTCACACAGACCACTGTCTCCACAAACTACCAAAACCACCTCATCAGCACCCCATGACACCAGAAACACCATACCATCTGCACAACCAAGAGTGACCTTCTTAGAGGAGCATAACCAACCTCAGGCCACAGTTTTCCCAGACCACAGTCTCCATTCATTGACTGAATCTCAGTTTCTAAAAGATGGACACCCTCAGGATGGAAGCAGCCCTCTATCCAGACGTCTGTCCTCCACGCCTCATTCATCCTCCTGGAAAAAGCTTCAAAGAGAGATTGAAGAAG AGGCAGCCGTGTCTCCGGTGGCGTTGCCGGAGCTGTCGTTTGACAGACAGCACCCCCATGCCCCCCATGACGAGGTGCCGACCCCAGGTGACTTTTCCCCTGAGCTTAGTCCTCCTCGCAGTCCTCAGCTCAAGAGCACAGCACGAGACCAGTCCAG TCCACCAAAACTGCACCCTGTGTACTCCAGCTCAGAGTCCTCTCCACAACCTGAGAAGATAAGCCTTGAAGATCTCACAGGCATTTTGTCAG AGCCCGGCCACATTCCAGAGCTTCTCCTGGACACTGCCGTCCCTCTCTCTGAGGAGGCCCCTGACGGCCCCGCTGTCCCCCGCCCACAGGACCTCCCAGAAGACCCAATAGACTTGCAAGGCCAGGCGG CAGTCACACAAGCCTCTGAATCTGCCaaggaagaagatgaagaggatAAGGagcagaggtgggaaagagagCGAAAGGAAAGACTAGAACAAAGGCAAAGGGAGCAAGAGGAAGCCCGAGAGAGGGAGCTGCGAGAACTTGAGAGACTTGAGAAAGAGACG CTTTCGCAAGAGATGGAGCAATCAGgacaggaaaaagaggaagaagaagaaacaggaagtgagaaagGAGCTGATGAAGAGCAGAAGCAAGAGGCTGTTAAAGATGGGGAGGAGGCTGAAGGTGAAAATCCGTTGGAGAGATACATGAAGATGGTCCTGGAGGCGAGACAGAAGCAGAATACTCAG agccCTGGAGGAGAAGAAGGGGGACATACGAGCCCGGAGGCCAAGAGTTTGTCTGAGGAGAAAGATAACAG CGTTGCAGCATATTCACACAAGGACGGAGATGATGATTTCTGGTGA
- the ofd1 gene encoding oral-facial-digital syndrome 1 protein homolog isoform X2, translated as MDAETLSGRQAGAAKRHSTVMSSAKEDTLSPDELRKRLYQTFKNKGVLDTLKTQLRNQLIQELKHPPLTGGEPVPRPVPVKSEPLLVSACNSLVADHLRTSGYEYTLSVFYPESGLCKDKVFTTGDLLQLLKINPESSLHRALSSNKDNRGFLISLLTQLTHRYTHGLCHDADTQTTSVASYGESLVEKMKMIDKEYESISHSGDKWFPFQSKLAAYRKEVEAQMQAETNTKMQHFKDVEIAKVRMEEKAKFNKEYDKLKQELERTYEMKAKALMDREKNAIERLQKQQEIEEKNVYMQRQSVLKEIETVRNRENELRMRTEAFEKTCQIHEEKVKTSEELLRRRELAVKTLEDTHDQRLKNELSRYQLELKDEFIKRTEKLTENENRNKVETARIQKESAVINAKLEEHSRACSELRRLQVELDTAQQQISLLTQQKELLRERLESMSDYSSLKREKAELQGQLRLLKKQLEEAQEENRLLHADLSKPSKEQLGLQMELRRLQSARKLDEEEFDNQKQVLQAQLQSEVERCAQLKAQLTECEERSQWMTNHIEDIKMQLRQTQQALENEVLRNPKPSLVDRSVLDLGADKLVPPDIYVDRSLLRPRVGYDDVCEAGGLLREHKLPRRDSPDPDMELVAAAKARIQELQEEAETLEEAYRNYQQRAVFSTISHMLPPRPLSPPRAHPLHYPDSSPRRQVSHLSHTHTPHRSNVSHRPLSPQTTKTTSSAPHDTRNTIPSAQPRVTFLEEHNQPQATVFPDHSLHSLTESQFLKDGHPQDGSSPLSRRLSSTPHSSSWKKLQREIEEEAAVSPVALPELSFDRQHPHAPHDEVPTPGDFSPELSPPRSPQLKSTARDQSSPPKLHPVYSSSESSPQPEKISLEDLTGILSEPGHIPELLLDTAVPLSEEAPDGPAVPRPQDLPEDPIDLQGQAAVTQASESAKEEDEEDKEQRWERERKERLEQRQREQEEARERELRELERLEKETLSQEMEQSGQEKEEEEETGSEKGADEEQKQEAVKDGEEAEGENPLERYMKMVLEARQKQNTQSPGGEEGGHTSPEAKSLSEEKDNSVAAYSHKDGDDDFW; from the exons ATGGACGCCGAGACGCTTTCTGGTCGTCAGGCTG GAGCTGCAAAACGACACTCGACAGTCATGTCCTCGGCCAAGGAAGACACGTTATCCCCAGATGAGCTGCGAAAAAGACTCTACcaaacttttaaaaataaaggagTGCTTGATACCCTCAAA ACGCAGCTGCGGAATCAGCTCATCCAGGAGTTAAAACACCCACCTTTGACAGGAGGAGAGCCAGTCCCCAGACCAGTGCCTGTGAAATCTGAACCCCTTTTGGTCTCAGCTTGTAACAGCTTGGTAGCTGATCACCTCCGCACCTCAGGGTATGAGTACACTCTCTCTGTGTTCTACCCTGAAAGTGGCCTGTGCAAAGACAAG GTTTTCACAACAGGAGATCTTCTTCAGCTTCTTAAAATCAACCCTGAATCATCACTTCACAGAGCCCTG TCTTCAAACAAAGATAACAGAG GTTTTCTCATCAGCCTCCTAACACAGCTAACACACCGTTATACTCACGGCCTTTGCCATGATGCTGACACTCAGACAACCAGCGTGGCAAGTTATGGAGAGTCTCTTG TTGAGAAGATGAAAATGATTGATAAGGAATATGAGAGCATCAGTCACAGTGGGGACAAGTGGTTTCCGTTCCAATCAAAATTGGCTGCATATAGAAAAGAAGTTGAAGCACAGATGcaagcagaaacaaacacaaag ATGCAACATTTTAAAGATGTTGAAATTGCCAAGGTGAGGATGGAAGAAAAAGCTAAATTTAATAAAGAATATGATAAGCTGAAGCAAGAGCTGGAGAGGACTTATGAGATGAAGGCAAAGGCGTTGATGGACCGGGAGAAAAATGCCATTGAACGGttgcaaaaacaacaagag attgaagaaaaaaatgtgtacatgCAGAGACAGTCAGTCCTGAAAGAAATCGAAACAGTGCGGAACAGAGAGAATGAGCTGAGGATGAGAACAGAGGCTTTTGAAAA GACTTGTCAAATTCATGAGGAGAAGGTCAAGACCAGTGAAGAGCTGCTGCGGAGGAGAGAATTGGCAGTGAAGACTTTAGAGGACACACACGACCAAAGGCTGAAAAACGAACTTTCCAG GTATCAGCTCGAGTTGAAGGATGAATTTATCAAGAGAACAGAGAAACTAACTGAGAATGAGAACAGAAACAAAG TGGAAACGGCTCGTATCCAAAAAGAGTCAGCTGTAATTAATGCCAAGTTAGAGGAGCACAGCAGAGCATGTTCAGAACTGAGACGGCTGCAG GTTGAGCTAgacacagcacagcagcagatTTCTCTGCTGACTCAACAGAAGGAGCTTTTGAGGGAAAGACTGGAGTCGATGAGTGACTACTCCAGCttgaaaagagagaaagcagaGCTGCAGGGCCAGCTGCGGCTGCTTAAGAAACAGCTGGAGGAGGCCCAAGAGGAGAACCGGCTTCTCCATGCAG ATTTGAGCAAGCCGTCCAAGGAGCAGCTGGGCTTGCAGATGGAGCTGCGGAGACTGCAGAGCGCTCGCAAACTGGATGAGGAAGAGTTTGACAACCAAAAACAGGTGCTGCAGGCACAGCTCCAGAGTGAG GTGGAGCGGTGCGCTCAGCTCAAGGCTCAGTTGACGGAGTGTGAGGAGAGGTCACAATGGATGACTAACCACATTGAGGACATTAAGATGCAGCTTCGCCAAACTCAACAAG CTCTTGAAAATGAAGTGCTGCGTAACCCCAAGCCCTCTCTTGTCGACCGCTCTGTACTGGATCTCGGTGCTGACAAACTGGTTCCCCCAGACATCTATGTGGACAGATCTCTCCTTAGGCCCAGAGTGGGTTATGATGATGTTTGTGAAGCAGGTGGGCTTTTGCGAGAACACAAGCTGCCTAGGAGGGACTCTCCAGACCCCGACATGGAGCTTGTTGCTGCGGCCAAGGCTCGGATccaggagctgcaggaggaggcagAAACCTTGGAGGAAGCTTACAGGAACTACCAGCAGAGGGCAGTGTTCTCCACCATCTCACACATGCTCCCACCCAGACCTCTTTCCCCACCACGAGCACATCCTTTACATTACCCCGACTCCTCTCCACGAAGACAAGTCTCTCATCtttcacacactcatacaccCCACAGATCAAATGTCTCACACAGACCACTGTCTCCACAAACTACCAAAACCACCTCATCAGCACCCCATGACACCAGAAACACCATACCATCTGCACAACCAAGAGTGACCTTCTTAGAGGAGCATAACCAACCTCAGGCCACAGTTTTCCCAGACCACAGTCTCCATTCATTGACTGAATCTCAGTTTCTAAAAGATGGACACCCTCAGGATGGAAGCAGCCCTCTATCCAGACGTCTGTCCTCCACGCCTCATTCATCCTCCTGGAAAAAGCTTCAAAGAGAGATTGAAGAAG AGGCAGCCGTGTCTCCGGTGGCGTTGCCGGAGCTGTCGTTTGACAGACAGCACCCCCATGCCCCCCATGACGAGGTGCCGACCCCAGGTGACTTTTCCCCTGAGCTTAGTCCTCCTCGCAGTCCTCAGCTCAAGAGCACAGCACGAGACCAGTCCAG TCCACCAAAACTGCACCCTGTGTACTCCAGCTCAGAGTCCTCTCCACAACCTGAGAAGATAAGCCTTGAAGATCTCACAGGCATTTTGTCAG AGCCCGGCCACATTCCAGAGCTTCTCCTGGACACTGCCGTCCCTCTCTCTGAGGAGGCCCCTGACGGCCCCGCTGTCCCCCGCCCACAGGACCTCCCAGAAGACCCAATAGACTTGCAAGGCCAGGCGG CAGTCACACAAGCCTCTGAATCTGCCaaggaagaagatgaagaggatAAGGagcagaggtgggaaagagagCGAAAGGAAAGACTAGAACAAAGGCAAAGGGAGCAAGAGGAAGCCCGAGAGAGGGAGCTGCGAGAACTTGAGAGACTTGAGAAAGAGACG CTTTCGCAAGAGATGGAGCAATCAGgacaggaaaaagaggaagaagaagaaacaggaagtgagaaagGAGCTGATGAAGAGCAGAAGCAAGAGGCTGTTAAAGATGGGGAGGAGGCTGAAGGTGAAAATCCGTTGGAGAGATACATGAAGATGGTCCTGGAGGCGAGACAGAAGCAGAATACTCAG agccCTGGAGGAGAAGAAGGGGGACATACGAGCCCGGAGGCCAAGAGTTTGTCTGAGGAGAAAGATAACAG CGTTGCAGCATATTCACACAAGGACGGAGATGATGATTTCTGGTGA
- the ofd1 gene encoding oral-facial-digital syndrome 1 protein homolog isoform X1 translates to MDAETLSGRQAGAAKRHSTVMSSAKEDTLSPDELRKRLYQTFKNKGVLDTLKTQLRNQLIQELKHPPLTGGEPVPRPVPVKSEPLLVSACNSLVADHLRTSGYEYTLSVFYPESGLCKDKVFTTGDLLQLLKINPESSLHRALSSNKDNRGKGFLISLLTQLTHRYTHGLCHDADTQTTSVASYGESLVEKMKMIDKEYESISHSGDKWFPFQSKLAAYRKEVEAQMQAETNTKMQHFKDVEIAKVRMEEKAKFNKEYDKLKQELERTYEMKAKALMDREKNAIERLQKQQEIEEKNVYMQRQSVLKEIETVRNRENELRMRTEAFEKTCQIHEEKVKTSEELLRRRELAVKTLEDTHDQRLKNELSRYQLELKDEFIKRTEKLTENENRNKVETARIQKESAVINAKLEEHSRACSELRRLQVELDTAQQQISLLTQQKELLRERLESMSDYSSLKREKAELQGQLRLLKKQLEEAQEENRLLHADLSKPSKEQLGLQMELRRLQSARKLDEEEFDNQKQVLQAQLQSEVERCAQLKAQLTECEERSQWMTNHIEDIKMQLRQTQQALENEVLRNPKPSLVDRSVLDLGADKLVPPDIYVDRSLLRPRVGYDDVCEAGGLLREHKLPRRDSPDPDMELVAAAKARIQELQEEAETLEEAYRNYQQRAVFSTISHMLPPRPLSPPRAHPLHYPDSSPRRQVSHLSHTHTPHRSNVSHRPLSPQTTKTTSSAPHDTRNTIPSAQPRVTFLEEHNQPQATVFPDHSLHSLTESQFLKDGHPQDGSSPLSRRLSSTPHSSSWKKLQREIEEEAAVSPVALPELSFDRQHPHAPHDEVPTPGDFSPELSPPRSPQLKSTARDQSSPPKLHPVYSSSESSPQPEKISLEDLTGILSEPGHIPELLLDTAVPLSEEAPDGPAVPRPQDLPEDPIDLQGQAAVTQASESAKEEDEEDKEQRWERERKERLEQRQREQEEARERELRELERLEKETLSQEMEQSGQEKEEEEETGSEKGADEEQKQEAVKDGEEAEGENPLERYMKMVLEARQKQNTQSPGGEEGGHTSPEAKSLSEEKDNSVAAYSHKDGDDDFW, encoded by the exons ATGGACGCCGAGACGCTTTCTGGTCGTCAGGCTG GAGCTGCAAAACGACACTCGACAGTCATGTCCTCGGCCAAGGAAGACACGTTATCCCCAGATGAGCTGCGAAAAAGACTCTACcaaacttttaaaaataaaggagTGCTTGATACCCTCAAA ACGCAGCTGCGGAATCAGCTCATCCAGGAGTTAAAACACCCACCTTTGACAGGAGGAGAGCCAGTCCCCAGACCAGTGCCTGTGAAATCTGAACCCCTTTTGGTCTCAGCTTGTAACAGCTTGGTAGCTGATCACCTCCGCACCTCAGGGTATGAGTACACTCTCTCTGTGTTCTACCCTGAAAGTGGCCTGTGCAAAGACAAG GTTTTCACAACAGGAGATCTTCTTCAGCTTCTTAAAATCAACCCTGAATCATCACTTCACAGAGCCCTG TCTTCAAACAAAGATAACAGAGGTAAAG GTTTTCTCATCAGCCTCCTAACACAGCTAACACACCGTTATACTCACGGCCTTTGCCATGATGCTGACACTCAGACAACCAGCGTGGCAAGTTATGGAGAGTCTCTTG TTGAGAAGATGAAAATGATTGATAAGGAATATGAGAGCATCAGTCACAGTGGGGACAAGTGGTTTCCGTTCCAATCAAAATTGGCTGCATATAGAAAAGAAGTTGAAGCACAGATGcaagcagaaacaaacacaaag ATGCAACATTTTAAAGATGTTGAAATTGCCAAGGTGAGGATGGAAGAAAAAGCTAAATTTAATAAAGAATATGATAAGCTGAAGCAAGAGCTGGAGAGGACTTATGAGATGAAGGCAAAGGCGTTGATGGACCGGGAGAAAAATGCCATTGAACGGttgcaaaaacaacaagag attgaagaaaaaaatgtgtacatgCAGAGACAGTCAGTCCTGAAAGAAATCGAAACAGTGCGGAACAGAGAGAATGAGCTGAGGATGAGAACAGAGGCTTTTGAAAA GACTTGTCAAATTCATGAGGAGAAGGTCAAGACCAGTGAAGAGCTGCTGCGGAGGAGAGAATTGGCAGTGAAGACTTTAGAGGACACACACGACCAAAGGCTGAAAAACGAACTTTCCAG GTATCAGCTCGAGTTGAAGGATGAATTTATCAAGAGAACAGAGAAACTAACTGAGAATGAGAACAGAAACAAAG TGGAAACGGCTCGTATCCAAAAAGAGTCAGCTGTAATTAATGCCAAGTTAGAGGAGCACAGCAGAGCATGTTCAGAACTGAGACGGCTGCAG GTTGAGCTAgacacagcacagcagcagatTTCTCTGCTGACTCAACAGAAGGAGCTTTTGAGGGAAAGACTGGAGTCGATGAGTGACTACTCCAGCttgaaaagagagaaagcagaGCTGCAGGGCCAGCTGCGGCTGCTTAAGAAACAGCTGGAGGAGGCCCAAGAGGAGAACCGGCTTCTCCATGCAG ATTTGAGCAAGCCGTCCAAGGAGCAGCTGGGCTTGCAGATGGAGCTGCGGAGACTGCAGAGCGCTCGCAAACTGGATGAGGAAGAGTTTGACAACCAAAAACAGGTGCTGCAGGCACAGCTCCAGAGTGAG GTGGAGCGGTGCGCTCAGCTCAAGGCTCAGTTGACGGAGTGTGAGGAGAGGTCACAATGGATGACTAACCACATTGAGGACATTAAGATGCAGCTTCGCCAAACTCAACAAG CTCTTGAAAATGAAGTGCTGCGTAACCCCAAGCCCTCTCTTGTCGACCGCTCTGTACTGGATCTCGGTGCTGACAAACTGGTTCCCCCAGACATCTATGTGGACAGATCTCTCCTTAGGCCCAGAGTGGGTTATGATGATGTTTGTGAAGCAGGTGGGCTTTTGCGAGAACACAAGCTGCCTAGGAGGGACTCTCCAGACCCCGACATGGAGCTTGTTGCTGCGGCCAAGGCTCGGATccaggagctgcaggaggaggcagAAACCTTGGAGGAAGCTTACAGGAACTACCAGCAGAGGGCAGTGTTCTCCACCATCTCACACATGCTCCCACCCAGACCTCTTTCCCCACCACGAGCACATCCTTTACATTACCCCGACTCCTCTCCACGAAGACAAGTCTCTCATCtttcacacactcatacaccCCACAGATCAAATGTCTCACACAGACCACTGTCTCCACAAACTACCAAAACCACCTCATCAGCACCCCATGACACCAGAAACACCATACCATCTGCACAACCAAGAGTGACCTTCTTAGAGGAGCATAACCAACCTCAGGCCACAGTTTTCCCAGACCACAGTCTCCATTCATTGACTGAATCTCAGTTTCTAAAAGATGGACACCCTCAGGATGGAAGCAGCCCTCTATCCAGACGTCTGTCCTCCACGCCTCATTCATCCTCCTGGAAAAAGCTTCAAAGAGAGATTGAAGAAG AGGCAGCCGTGTCTCCGGTGGCGTTGCCGGAGCTGTCGTTTGACAGACAGCACCCCCATGCCCCCCATGACGAGGTGCCGACCCCAGGTGACTTTTCCCCTGAGCTTAGTCCTCCTCGCAGTCCTCAGCTCAAGAGCACAGCACGAGACCAGTCCAG TCCACCAAAACTGCACCCTGTGTACTCCAGCTCAGAGTCCTCTCCACAACCTGAGAAGATAAGCCTTGAAGATCTCACAGGCATTTTGTCAG AGCCCGGCCACATTCCAGAGCTTCTCCTGGACACTGCCGTCCCTCTCTCTGAGGAGGCCCCTGACGGCCCCGCTGTCCCCCGCCCACAGGACCTCCCAGAAGACCCAATAGACTTGCAAGGCCAGGCGG CAGTCACACAAGCCTCTGAATCTGCCaaggaagaagatgaagaggatAAGGagcagaggtgggaaagagagCGAAAGGAAAGACTAGAACAAAGGCAAAGGGAGCAAGAGGAAGCCCGAGAGAGGGAGCTGCGAGAACTTGAGAGACTTGAGAAAGAGACG CTTTCGCAAGAGATGGAGCAATCAGgacaggaaaaagaggaagaagaagaaacaggaagtgagaaagGAGCTGATGAAGAGCAGAAGCAAGAGGCTGTTAAAGATGGGGAGGAGGCTGAAGGTGAAAATCCGTTGGAGAGATACATGAAGATGGTCCTGGAGGCGAGACAGAAGCAGAATACTCAG agccCTGGAGGAGAAGAAGGGGGACATACGAGCCCGGAGGCCAAGAGTTTGTCTGAGGAGAAAGATAACAG CGTTGCAGCATATTCACACAAGGACGGAGATGATGATTTCTGGTGA